In Vicia villosa cultivar HV-30 ecotype Madison, WI unplaced genomic scaffold, Vvil1.0 ctg.001790F_1_1, whole genome shotgun sequence, a single genomic region encodes these proteins:
- the LOC131636569 gene encoding uncharacterized protein LOC131636569, producing MITSCIGWAPPSSSPCSHFQPKLHQIQLKPSSSSSSLSFSRSFPSLPISTTTLSPVNPTNFNGSFIRAAWTRRSRGEAEKRPNRKSWKQRTDMYMRPFLLDIFFSKRFVHAKVTHRGTSKVICAATTNAKDLRNSLPSLIDPEACRIIGKLIADRSKEADIYAVAYEPRKNERIEGRLGIILDTVKENGILMV from the exons ATGATAACGAGTTGTATTGGTTGGGCACCACCGTCATCTTCGCCGTGTTCTCATTTTCAACCTAAGCTCCACCAAATCCAACTAaaaccatcttcgtcttcatcaTCGCTTTCGTTTTCACGCTCATTTCCCTCTTTACCAATCTCAACCACTACTCTCTCTCCCGTAAACCCTACCAATTTCAAC GGTTCGTTCATTCGAGCTGCTTGGACCCGAAGATCTCGAGGTGAAGCTGAAAAGAGACCCAACAGGAAATCATGGAAGCAGAGAACTGATATGTACATGAGACcgtttttattagatattttcttCTCAAAAAGATTCGTTCACGCAAAAGTGACTCACCGGGGAACAAGCAAAGTGATATGTGCCGCCACCACAAACGCCAAGGATCTTCGAAACTCTCTCCCATCCTTGATAGATCCTGAAGCTTGTAGGATAATTGGAAAGCTTATTGCAGATCGATCAAAGGAAGCTGATATATATGCTGTTGCGTACGAACCGAGAAAGAACGAAAGGATTGAAGGTAGACTAGGAATCATCCTTGATACTGTTAAAGAAAACGGAATTCTTATGGTTTGA